Proteins encoded within one genomic window of Chitinophaga parva:
- a CDS encoding sensor histidine kinase, translated as MIPYDDRILPTNWYWALFIIAICALVAYFYWRERRIKAAANRALRLQNDTASLELQALQAQMDPHFIFNSLNAIHHFILTTSTELASLYLTRFAKLMRFTITNVNKDLIKLEEDIEALEIYMQLEKLRFEGKFIYQIKLAPELTGKVILVPPLVIQPYVQHAIWHHILQRPQDEGGLLIINIHRRGSALLIRVEDNGVRNNRTEMEHKRQSLVIAAARLHRLSNKFHVGTHIVEEEVLDEQHEHQGNRIIIRIDGELAPMV; from the coding sequence GTGATACCATATGATGACAGGATACTCCCTACTAACTGGTACTGGGCATTGTTTATAATAGCGATATGCGCACTGGTGGCTTACTTTTACTGGCGGGAGCGACGCATCAAAGCCGCTGCAAACCGGGCGCTGCGACTGCAAAACGATACCGCCAGCCTGGAACTGCAAGCCTTGCAGGCCCAGATGGACCCGCATTTTATTTTCAACAGCCTCAATGCCATCCACCACTTCATCCTTACCACCAGCACGGAACTAGCCTCCCTTTACCTTACCCGCTTTGCAAAGCTGATGCGCTTTACCATCACCAATGTGAACAAGGACCTTATTAAACTGGAAGAAGACATTGAAGCGCTGGAGATCTACATGCAGCTGGAAAAACTGCGCTTTGAAGGCAAATTCATATACCAGATAAAACTGGCGCCGGAGCTTACCGGCAAGGTGATACTGGTGCCACCCCTGGTCATACAACCCTATGTGCAACACGCCATCTGGCACCATATCCTGCAACGGCCGCAGGATGAAGGCGGCCTGCTGATCATCAATATCCACCGCAGGGGCAGTGCCCTCCTTATCCGCGTGGAAGACAATGGTGTGCGTAACAACCGTACGGAAATGGAACACAAACGCCAGTCGCTGGTGATTGCCGCCGCCCGCCTGCACAGGCTTAGCAACAAGTTCCACGTGGGCACCCACATCGTGGAAGAAGAGGTGCTGGATGAGCAGCATGAGCACCAGGGCAATCGCATCATCATCCGCATAGACGGGGAGCTGGCGCCCATGGTATAA
- a CDS encoding response regulator transcription factor encodes MKEPTKASILLVEDEENLQEALKLNLELEGYEVTAVDNGTAALKAVKNEYFDLIILDIMLPEMDGIAVCENIRIQNNDVPILFLSAKNSSADRVLGLKKGGDDYMTKPFNLEELLLRVEKLIVKNKKILDKDSVPNVYSFGNNQIDFAAQECIGKDGRHYELSKKETMLLKLLIENKGEVVTREKILQVVWGYNVYPTTRTIDNFILNFRKYFEEDSRNSRYFHSVRGVGYKFTE; translated from the coding sequence ATGAAGGAACCTACCAAAGCATCCATCCTGCTGGTGGAAGACGAAGAAAATCTGCAGGAAGCACTGAAGCTCAACCTGGAGCTGGAAGGTTATGAAGTGACGGCGGTGGACAACGGCACCGCGGCACTCAAAGCTGTGAAGAATGAATACTTTGACCTCATCATCCTGGATATTATGCTGCCCGAAATGGACGGCATTGCCGTATGCGAGAACATCCGCATACAGAACAACGATGTGCCCATCCTCTTCCTCAGCGCCAAGAACAGCAGCGCAGACCGCGTACTGGGCCTCAAGAAAGGCGGGGATGATTACATGACCAAGCCTTTCAACCTGGAAGAACTGCTGCTCCGGGTGGAAAAGCTCATTGTAAAGAACAAGAAGATCCTCGACAAAGACAGTGTACCCAATGTGTACAGCTTCGGGAACAACCAGATAGACTTTGCTGCACAGGAATGCATTGGCAAAGACGGCAGGCATTATGAGCTGAGTAAGAAAGAGACCATGCTGCTCAAGCTCCTCATCGAGAACAAAGGGGAAGTAGTGACCCGCGAAAAGATCCTGCAGGTGGTATGGGGCTACAACGTGTATCCCACCACACGTACCATCGATAACTTTATACTCAATTTCCGTAAGTACTTTGAGGAAGACAGCCGTAACTCCCGCTACTTCCACTCCGTGAGGGGTGTGGGATATAAATTCACGGAATAA
- a CDS encoding BatD family protein, with protein MLRRVIALLLFAGCMQVAQAQNMRFTTKVSATTIGLDEGLQVQFMLENAQGDVNGFTPPPFKDFDVVQGPMQMQGTSIVNGSRSDYVSLIYVLQAKHVGSFTLAAATVRVNGNIVRSNPVTIEVVKGNNSATAPSTSQRGGGFPGGGFPGGGGGDNGNGLPEGVLRKGENIDAKLKKNIFVKVAVDKTSLYEGEQLTATYKLYTRLPTNSSVTKVPAFKGFSAKDVELPNPPQATEEVVNGLTYKVFTIRKTLLFPLQSGQLELDPAEVDNQVKLLQVTPGNRKRPRDPFDDIFGGDPFDDDFFGQQGEYVTVPYKIESAPVTINVKPVPANHPDSYTGAVGQFRMDASIDKDQLTTDDALTLKVTITGQGNVNLLNAPKVSIPGAFERYDPKVTDDIAKNSNPLSGARIFEFPLMPQEAGDHVIPAIDFTYFDPVSQSFKTLHSSPFTVHVTPGKQTKHEKEDFSVGKNELAPIHRVVTSWSKASGFFFSSVWFWLLLLLPVVPLVWLIMKKRREDYNTQNASLLKHRNANKVALKRLSLAAKYLKDGQQKAFYEETSRAVWGYLSNKLHIPFAELNRQLVTDKLQHLRADRTTPLFELMDDCEMALYAPSGGKGRMQQTYQQAIEIISNLEQDLKQQQV; from the coding sequence ATGCTAAGACGGGTCATTGCCCTATTACTTTTTGCAGGCTGCATGCAGGTAGCGCAGGCGCAGAACATGCGCTTCACTACCAAGGTAAGCGCCACCACCATTGGCCTGGATGAAGGACTGCAGGTGCAGTTTATGCTGGAGAACGCGCAAGGCGATGTCAATGGTTTTACACCTCCTCCTTTCAAAGATTTCGATGTGGTGCAGGGGCCCATGCAAATGCAGGGTACCTCCATCGTAAACGGTTCCCGCTCTGATTATGTATCCCTCATTTACGTGCTGCAGGCAAAGCATGTGGGCAGCTTTACGCTGGCCGCGGCTACTGTGCGGGTGAATGGAAATATCGTGCGCTCTAACCCGGTGACCATCGAGGTGGTGAAGGGCAACAACAGTGCCACGGCACCTTCTACCTCCCAGCGTGGCGGCGGCTTCCCTGGCGGAGGTTTCCCCGGTGGTGGTGGCGGTGATAATGGTAATGGCCTGCCGGAAGGGGTGCTGCGCAAAGGGGAAAATATAGATGCTAAACTGAAGAAAAATATTTTCGTGAAAGTGGCGGTGGACAAGACTTCGCTATATGAAGGGGAGCAGCTTACCGCCACCTATAAATTGTACACCCGCCTGCCTACTAATTCCAGTGTGACAAAGGTGCCTGCATTCAAAGGGTTTTCTGCCAAGGATGTAGAGCTGCCTAACCCGCCCCAGGCTACGGAAGAAGTGGTGAACGGCCTCACGTATAAAGTATTCACCATCCGCAAAACGTTGCTGTTTCCCCTGCAATCCGGCCAGCTGGAGCTGGACCCGGCTGAAGTGGACAACCAGGTAAAGTTGCTGCAGGTAACGCCCGGCAACCGGAAACGTCCCCGCGACCCGTTTGACGATATCTTTGGCGGCGATCCGTTTGATGACGACTTCTTTGGGCAGCAGGGTGAGTATGTGACCGTACCTTACAAAATTGAAAGCGCCCCGGTGACCATCAATGTAAAACCGGTACCGGCCAACCACCCGGACAGCTACACCGGCGCCGTGGGCCAGTTCCGGATGGATGCCAGCATTGATAAGGATCAACTGACCACGGACGATGCATTGACCCTGAAAGTTACCATCACCGGGCAGGGAAATGTGAACCTGCTGAATGCACCCAAGGTGTCCATTCCCGGCGCGTTTGAGCGCTATGATCCCAAGGTGACGGATGATATTGCCAAGAACAGCAATCCCCTTTCCGGTGCGCGCATTTTTGAGTTCCCCCTCATGCCACAGGAAGCCGGCGATCATGTCATACCGGCCATTGACTTCACGTACTTTGACCCGGTATCCCAATCGTTCAAGACCCTGCATTCATCGCCCTTTACCGTGCATGTAACGCCGGGTAAGCAAACCAAACATGAGAAAGAAGACTTCAGTGTAGGCAAGAACGAGCTGGCGCCCATTCACCGGGTTGTAACTTCCTGGAGCAAGGCTAGTGGCTTCTTCTTCAGCAGCGTTTGGTTCTGGCTGTTGCTGCTGCTGCCCGTGGTACCGCTGGTATGGCTGATCATGAAGAAACGCCGCGAAGATTATAACACGCAGAACGCTTCCCTGCTGAAGCACCGCAATGCCAACAAGGTGGCGCTGAAACGCCTGTCACTGGCGGCTAAATACCTGAAAGACGGCCAGCAGAAAGCGTTTTACGAAGAAACATCCCGCGCGGTATGGGGCTACCTGAGCAACAAGCTGCACATACCGTTTGCAGAACTGAACCGGCAACTGGTGACCGATAAACTGCAGCACCTGCGTGCAGACCGTACCACACCGCTCTTTGAACTGATGGACGATTGCGAAATGGCCCTGTACGCGCCTTCCGGCGGTAAAGGCCGTATGCAGCAAACCTACCAGCAGGCTATTGAGATCATCAGTAACCTGGAACAGGATCTTAAACAACAACAAGTGTAA
- a CDS encoding SDR family oxidoreductase: protein MNAVVTGASKGIGRAVAIRLAKEGCNVAICARGEGPLQATAAEVQAANPNVKVLALPVDMADKTAVLQFGKAVQAAFGTIDLLVNNAGIFIPGALQNEADGHLEQLMATNVYSAYHLTRSLLPGMIAQRRGHIFNLCSSASHNAYPNGGAYGITKFALLGFSKNLREELKTANVKVTAISPGPTLTASWDGFDAPAGRMMEPEDVASVLWTAFTLAPQTVIEDIIMQPMLGPI from the coding sequence ATGAACGCAGTAGTAACGGGCGCCAGCAAAGGTATTGGGCGCGCAGTGGCCATCAGGCTGGCAAAGGAGGGATGTAATGTAGCCATCTGTGCACGTGGCGAAGGCCCGCTGCAGGCCACCGCCGCAGAAGTACAGGCGGCCAATCCCAATGTGAAGGTGCTGGCGCTGCCCGTGGATATGGCGGATAAGACGGCGGTGCTGCAATTTGGTAAAGCCGTGCAGGCTGCTTTCGGCACTATTGACCTGCTGGTAAACAATGCCGGGATCTTCATCCCCGGCGCCCTGCAAAACGAGGCAGACGGGCACCTGGAACAGCTGATGGCCACCAATGTGTATAGTGCCTACCACCTTACCCGCAGCCTGCTGCCGGGTATGATAGCGCAGCGCCGGGGGCATATCTTTAACCTCTGTTCCAGCGCCAGTCATAACGCTTACCCTAACGGCGGCGCTTACGGTATCACCAAGTTTGCCCTGCTGGGCTTTTCCAAAAACCTGCGGGAGGAGCTGAAAACGGCCAACGTGAAAGTGACCGCCATCAGTCCCGGGCCTACGCTCACGGCCTCCTGGGATGGTTTTGACGCACCAGCCGGCCGCATGATGGAGCCGGAAGATGTGGCCAGCGTGTTGTGGACGGCCTTTACCCTGGCCCCGCAAACGGTGATAGAGGATATTATCATGCAACCCATGCTGGGGCCCATTTAA
- a CDS encoding SH3 domain-containing protein yields the protein MRKLIFFLVTLLGFATALQAQTPQTTFTEANELFRTKSYSAAAAKYQQLIDQGYRDKALYYNAGNAYYKANHIGAAVYNYEKALQLSPRDEATRHNLDMVNQQIPNNPEALPLLFFQQWWITFTQLFSANGWAVMSIVFSWLLVAAIIVFFFYPGRRAPAARIGMYAGAVLLVITLGMAALRYSEHLDTSSAIVMNAAVKAKAAPDAGAKDMFELQEGMKVAVLDHTQEYCKVQLVDGKTGWIACDNIKTL from the coding sequence ATGCGCAAGCTGATCTTCTTTTTGGTAACACTACTGGGCTTTGCCACTGCGCTGCAGGCGCAAACGCCGCAAACCACCTTCACGGAGGCCAATGAGCTGTTCCGCACAAAAAGCTATTCTGCCGCCGCGGCAAAATACCAGCAACTGATAGACCAGGGCTACCGTGATAAAGCGCTTTATTATAACGCGGGAAATGCCTACTACAAAGCCAACCACATTGGTGCCGCTGTGTACAATTATGAAAAAGCATTGCAGCTTTCCCCGCGGGATGAGGCCACCCGGCATAACCTGGACATGGTGAACCAGCAGATCCCCAACAACCCGGAAGCCTTGCCCCTGCTGTTTTTCCAGCAATGGTGGATCACCTTCACCCAACTTTTTTCTGCCAATGGCTGGGCGGTGATGTCCATTGTTTTCAGCTGGTTACTGGTAGCGGCCATTATCGTGTTCTTCTTTTATCCCGGCCGCCGGGCACCGGCTGCCAGGATAGGAATGTATGCGGGCGCTGTGCTGCTGGTAATAACCCTGGGTATGGCTGCTCTCCGCTACAGTGAGCACCTGGACACCAGCAGTGCCATTGTGATGAATGCCGCGGTAAAAGCAAAAGCAGCCCCCGATGCAGGCGCCAAAGACATGTTCGAGTTACAGGAAGGCATGAAGGTAGCGGTGCTGGACCACACCCAGGAGTACTGTAAAGTGCAGCTGGTAGATGGGAAAACCGGCTGGATAGCCTGTGATAATATCAAGACCTTATAA
- a CDS encoding gliding motility lipoprotein GldH, which translates to MNKTYLALFVAGLCAMAACQPMKMDTYEKNVDVPNHQWSADFKPEFQVTLQPEDTAYLYNLYVNVRHRDAYPYSNIWVIITTQFPGAQPIAQRVELPLEDVSGKWTATPAGMMNAADDIYDHRIPIQLRAILNRPGTYKISIEQNMRQNPLPDIMNIGLRVEKAGHR; encoded by the coding sequence ATGAACAAAACCTACCTGGCCCTTTTCGTGGCAGGCCTCTGTGCAATGGCTGCCTGCCAGCCCATGAAGATGGACACCTACGAGAAAAATGTAGACGTGCCCAATCACCAGTGGTCTGCCGATTTTAAGCCGGAATTCCAGGTAACCCTCCAGCCAGAGGACACCGCTTACCTTTACAACCTGTATGTGAATGTGCGCCACAGGGACGCCTATCCGTACAGCAACATCTGGGTGATCATCACCACCCAGTTCCCCGGTGCACAGCCCATTGCCCAGCGCGTGGAACTGCCCCTGGAAGACGTATCCGGCAAGTGGACGGCCACCCCCGCAGGTATGATGAATGCAGCAGACGACATCTACGATCACCGCATTCCCATCCAGTTGCGTGCCATCCTGAACCGGCCCGGTACGTATAAGATCAGTATTGAACAAAACATGCGGCAAAACCCGCTGCCAGATATCATGAACATTGGCCTGCGGGTAGAAAAAGCCGGGCACCGGTAA
- a CDS encoding sensor histidine kinase: MIRKFYNDLQSGRGITVLYIILLSYVILALIWWGLLLFRQSQQITEYERNNLSLRTDSLSQPVAYQLELQRIEKDEHLRTFKFLGEGGTFMGIILLGAFFVYRAVWKQMRLNAQQQNFMMAVTHEFKSPIAVVKLNLETIRKHRLDEEKMKKLLDNTLRETDRLNTLTNNILLAAQLESHKFKPVMEMLNLSALLARVTGNLQGRISTHSIQAHVLPQLWVNGDKFMLELVISNLVENAVKYAPKGTPITINLAPKGDCLYLEVADEGPGIPDAEKAKVFQKFYRIGNENTRKAKGSGLGLFLSQRILAQHGAYIKVRDNTPAGSIFEIAWPAYSTQSA, from the coding sequence ATGATCAGAAAATTTTATAACGACCTGCAGAGCGGCAGGGGCATCACCGTTCTATACATCATCCTGCTCAGCTACGTGATACTGGCGCTGATCTGGTGGGGCCTGCTCCTGTTTCGCCAAAGCCAGCAGATCACCGAGTATGAACGCAACAACCTTTCCCTACGCACAGACAGCCTGTCACAACCCGTGGCCTACCAGCTGGAGCTCCAGCGCATTGAAAAAGATGAGCACCTGCGCACCTTCAAGTTCCTGGGGGAAGGCGGCACCTTCATGGGCATCATCCTCCTGGGTGCCTTCTTCGTGTACCGCGCCGTGTGGAAGCAAATGCGCCTCAATGCCCAGCAGCAGAACTTTATGATGGCCGTGACCCACGAGTTCAAATCGCCCATTGCTGTGGTGAAACTGAACCTGGAAACCATCCGTAAACACCGGCTGGATGAAGAGAAGATGAAGAAGCTGCTGGATAATACCCTGCGCGAAACAGACCGCCTCAATACCCTTACCAATAACATCCTGCTGGCCGCCCAGCTGGAGTCGCACAAGTTTAAACCGGTCATGGAAATGCTGAACCTCTCTGCCCTGCTGGCACGTGTAACGGGCAACCTGCAGGGACGGATCAGCACCCACAGCATACAGGCACATGTTTTGCCCCAGCTGTGGGTCAATGGCGATAAATTCATGCTGGAACTGGTGATCAGCAACCTGGTGGAAAACGCAGTGAAGTACGCCCCCAAAGGCACGCCCATCACCATCAACCTGGCGCCCAAAGGCGACTGCCTGTACCTGGAAGTGGCCGATGAAGGACCGGGCATACCGGATGCGGAGAAAGCCAAAGTGTTCCAGAAGTTCTACCGCATTGGCAATGAGAACACGCGCAAGGCCAAAGGCTCCGGCCTGGGACTGTTCCTCAGCCAGCGCATACTGGCCCAGCACGGGGCCTACATTAAAGTGCGTGATAATACGCCGGCCGGCAGCATTTTTGAAATTGCCTGGCCTGCATATTCCACGCAATCTGCGTAA
- a CDS encoding YjjG family noncanonical pyrimidine nucleotidase, translating to MPYKHIFFDLDHTLWDFEANARETLLELYHTHQLSQRGIADFEDFLARYIVHNDKLWDRFRKGFMTRKELRSKRFWLTFLEYKIADEKLTMAFSDQFLEILPTKTVLFPYTIEILEYLLQKKYVLHLITNGFEDTQLMKLRNANIFHYFTNIITSEAAGSLKPHKDIFDFALQKSSATATESIMIGDTLEVDILGAQQVGMDQIYFNPAVPATGITPTYTIRHLQEIENIL from the coding sequence ATGCCGTACAAACATATCTTTTTCGACCTGGACCACACCCTGTGGGACTTTGAGGCCAATGCCCGTGAAACCTTGCTGGAGCTCTATCACACCCACCAGCTTAGCCAAAGGGGCATTGCTGATTTTGAAGATTTCCTGGCCCGCTACATCGTGCACAATGATAAGCTGTGGGATCGCTTCCGCAAAGGGTTCATGACCCGGAAAGAACTGCGCAGCAAGCGTTTCTGGCTCACCTTCCTCGAATATAAAATTGCCGACGAAAAGCTGACCATGGCATTCAGCGACCAGTTCCTGGAAATACTGCCTACCAAAACAGTGCTCTTTCCCTACACCATCGAGATCCTGGAATACCTGCTGCAAAAAAAATATGTGCTGCACCTGATCACGAACGGGTTTGAAGATACGCAATTGATGAAGCTGCGCAATGCAAACATTTTCCACTACTTCACTAACATCATCACCTCAGAAGCCGCCGGCAGCCTGAAACCGCATAAAGACATCTTTGATTTTGCCTTGCAGAAAAGCAGCGCCACCGCCACAGAAAGCATAATGATCGGCGATACCCTGGAAGTGGATATCCTGGGCGCACAGCAGGTGGGCATGGATCAGATCTATTTTAACCCGGCCGTACCGGCAACCGGCATTACGCCTACTTACACCATCCGGCATTTGCAGGAGATCGAGAATATTTTGTAG